In Dehalococcoidia bacterium, one DNA window encodes the following:
- a CDS encoding NAD(P)H-dependent glycerol-3-phosphate dehydrogenase, whose product MGIEKAAVIGTTAWGTTLAVLLAKRGLPTCLWSWEEEEAERLRRDRENAARQPGLAFPPELAVTHGMAEALSGASLAVIAVPSASMRDNLRWMRPHLEPQTIVLSAVKGLEADSGKRMSELIEEELPSPTPLCVLSGPNLSREIARGLPAATIIASRDLAVAETVRNMFMGPTLRVYTNDDVAGVELAGALKNIIAIGAGMCDELGYGDNAKAGFLTRGLAEIARLGVAAGAKPLTFIGLAGVGDLMATCYSALSRNHTVGVELAKGRPLSEVLASLQETAEGVTTTVAARNLARRLNVEMPITEQMYRVLFEGLDPRQGVAELMGRAPKHELHGVQ is encoded by the coding sequence GTGGGTATCGAGAAGGCGGCGGTCATCGGCACTACGGCCTGGGGGACGACTCTGGCTGTGCTCCTGGCGAAGCGCGGCTTGCCTACGTGCCTCTGGTCGTGGGAAGAGGAGGAAGCAGAGCGGCTGCGGCGCGACCGCGAGAACGCGGCCCGCCAGCCGGGCCTGGCGTTTCCGCCGGAGCTCGCCGTGACGCACGGCATGGCGGAGGCGCTCTCCGGCGCCAGCCTGGCGGTGATCGCCGTGCCGTCGGCATCGATGCGCGACAACCTGCGGTGGATGCGCCCCCATCTCGAGCCACAAACGATAGTCCTGAGCGCGGTGAAAGGGCTGGAGGCGGATAGCGGCAAGCGGATGTCGGAGCTCATCGAAGAGGAGTTGCCCTCGCCGACGCCTCTTTGCGTGCTCTCGGGCCCCAACCTTTCGCGCGAGATCGCGCGCGGGCTGCCGGCGGCGACGATCATCGCCTCCCGTGACCTCGCCGTTGCGGAGACGGTGCGTAATATGTTCATGGGCCCCACACTCCGGGTGTACACGAACGACGACGTCGCCGGCGTCGAGCTTGCAGGCGCCCTCAAGAACATCATCGCCATCGGCGCCGGGATGTGCGATGAGTTGGGCTACGGCGACAACGCGAAGGCCGGCTTTCTGACGCGCGGGCTGGCGGAGATCGCGCGCCTGGGAGTCGCGGCGGGCGCGAAGCCGCTGACGTTCATCGGCCTCGCCGGCGTCGGCGACCTCATGGCGACGTGTTACAGCGCGCTCAGCCGCAACCACACCGTCGGTGTGGAGCTGGCAAAAGGACGCCCGCTGTCGGAGGTGCTGGCGTCGCTGCAGGAGACGGCGGAGGGGGTGACGACGACGGTGGCCGCGCGCAACCTGGCGCGCCGCCTGAACGTGGAGATGCCGATTACGGAGCAAATGTACCGCGTGCTGTTCGAGGGGCTGGACCCGCGGCAGGGCGTCGCCGAGCTGATGGGACGGGCGCCGAAGCACGAGCTACACGGGGTGCAGTAG
- a CDS encoding ComEA family DNA-binding protein, with translation MNVWLDRNRGLLIIAFAALLALALVLLLSRYRHDPPPLELRLDQIVDGEIVVHVAGAVRHPGIYSLAADARVADALEAAGGPAEDADLLTLNLAKRLHDEEQLIVPAIGATDGLPATNADAGKIDINSADARLLDTLPGIGEVYSQRIVDSREANGPFQTVDDLITRELIPRSTYDKIKDLVTVGP, from the coding sequence GTGAACGTCTGGCTCGACCGTAACCGCGGGCTTCTAATCATCGCGTTTGCCGCCCTCCTCGCGCTCGCCCTCGTCCTGCTTCTGTCGCGCTACCGACACGACCCGCCGCCCCTCGAACTGCGCCTCGACCAGATCGTCGACGGCGAGATCGTCGTGCACGTCGCGGGCGCCGTCCGGCACCCCGGCATCTACTCGCTCGCGGCCGACGCCCGCGTCGCCGACGCCCTTGAGGCCGCCGGCGGCCCTGCCGAGGACGCCGACCTTCTCACCCTGAACCTCGCGAAACGCCTCCACGACGAGGAACAACTCATCGTTCCTGCCATCGGAGCGACGGACGGACTTCCCGCTACCAACGCCGATGCCGGAAAGATTGACATCAACTCCGCCGATGCCCGGCTTCTCGACACCCTCCCCGGCATCGGCGAGGTCTACTCCCAGCGCATCGTCGATTCGCGCGAGGCCAACGGCCCCTTCCAGACGGTCGACGACCTCATAACGCGCGAACTCATCCCGCGCTCCACCTACGACAAGATCAAAGACCTGGTGACCGTCGGGCCGTGA
- a CDS encoding UxaA family hydrolase: protein MPVRATRINPVDNVAIVTADVSEGELVRVDGGIELRSTEAVPRGGKIALSPIPAGKAVLRYGEEIGVALTDIAAGQHVHTHNLGGGK, encoded by the coding sequence GTGCCTGTTCGCGCGACCCGGATCAATCCAGTAGACAACGTCGCCATCGTCACCGCCGACGTCAGCGAGGGCGAGCTTGTCCGCGTCGACGGCGGCATCGAGCTCCGCTCAACGGAGGCGGTGCCCCGCGGCGGCAAGATAGCGCTGTCGCCGATCCCCGCCGGCAAGGCTGTCCTGCGTTATGGCGAGGAGATCGGCGTTGCCCTGACGGATATCGCCGCCGGGCAGCACGTGCACACCCATAACCTGGGCGGCGGCAAATGA
- a CDS encoding DNA internalization-related competence protein ComEC/Rec2, giving the protein MTLAYLAAAWALGIVVAALGREPPWPAVAAGVLLAVLPLLRRKASLALLALACVASFSGGVLRYQTDEPPEQPGGIALFNDTRANVTFRAVVTDEPDERERSLRVRLETKEVLENGEWRPTEGGVLMRQGLFPRYRYGDLIEVRGALETPPELDFGYRDYLARQGIVSVIDFPQTDLLRSGEGNVFMSSVHSLRRSLSSALAKALPEPQAALAQGILLGERSVLPQNLTDALNATSTSHIIALSGYNVTVISALVIGAFAWLIGRYRAALLALAVIAGYVVLTGASPSLVRAAIMGGLYLLANITGRQSSGVISLLFAAALMTGLDPSVVHDVSFQLSFAAAAGLITLGPLLYRQTADFLVRLGAMPTHPSGLSGMLVETAAVTAAAIAATLPLIALHFHRVSLIALPANLLVVPVFPLILLSSTAVALVALLSGAVADILAWPAWAVLKYMTEVVRLLAGLPFASIEWKGFTAVHAAAAYSLLFAAALSFSRYRPSPQLLEPLAAFFARLSDAVNRPLRRLPAVWVIAGLAVANVLVWAALILQPAPRLEITIFDVGQGDAILIRTPAGHNLLIDGGPSGRLLTEALGDELPFWDRELDMVVLTHPDSDHLTGLVSALERYDVEQVLTGAQQSDSDAFEAWREALDEEGAPVHVAAAGHWIDLGDGARLEVLGPPPGFSGSGPESNDASLVLKLTWRKASFLFTGDAANAAENALIESGADLRAAVLKVSHHGSAYSTSRSFLDAVRPAIAAISVGDDNIFGHPSAATLGRLQDTLVLRTDEQGQIDFSTDGERLWIATERPLPEEVLR; this is encoded by the coding sequence GTGACCCTTGCCTACCTCGCTGCCGCCTGGGCCCTGGGAATCGTCGTCGCCGCACTGGGACGGGAGCCGCCGTGGCCCGCCGTCGCCGCTGGCGTCCTCCTCGCCGTCCTGCCCCTCTTGCGACGAAAGGCGTCGCTTGCCCTCCTTGCGCTTGCCTGCGTCGCTTCCTTCTCCGGCGGCGTCCTTCGCTATCAGACAGACGAGCCACCTGAGCAGCCCGGCGGCATCGCCCTCTTCAACGACACCCGCGCAAACGTCACCTTCCGCGCCGTCGTCACCGACGAACCGGACGAGCGTGAGCGGTCGCTGCGTGTCCGCCTCGAAACGAAAGAGGTGCTCGAAAACGGCGAATGGCGCCCCACCGAAGGCGGCGTCCTCATGCGACAGGGCCTCTTCCCGCGTTACCGCTACGGCGACCTCATCGAGGTCAGGGGCGCGCTGGAAACGCCCCCCGAGCTCGATTTCGGCTACCGCGATTACCTCGCCCGGCAAGGCATCGTCTCCGTCATCGACTTCCCCCAGACCGATCTCCTGCGGTCGGGAGAGGGCAACGTTTTCATGTCGAGCGTACACTCTTTGCGCCGCAGTCTCTCTTCGGCGCTCGCGAAGGCGCTCCCCGAGCCTCAGGCTGCCCTGGCGCAGGGCATCCTCCTCGGCGAACGCTCCGTCCTCCCCCAGAACCTCACTGATGCCCTCAACGCCACCAGTACCTCACACATCATCGCCCTCTCCGGCTACAACGTCACCGTCATCTCCGCCCTCGTCATCGGCGCCTTCGCCTGGCTCATCGGACGCTACAGGGCTGCGCTGCTCGCGCTCGCGGTCATCGCCGGCTACGTTGTGCTCACGGGAGCCTCGCCCAGCCTTGTGCGCGCGGCGATAATGGGCGGACTCTACCTTCTGGCGAACATCACCGGACGTCAGAGCAGCGGCGTCATCTCTCTTCTCTTCGCCGCCGCACTCATGACGGGCCTCGATCCCTCCGTCGTCCACGACGTCTCGTTCCAGCTCAGCTTCGCTGCCGCTGCCGGCCTGATCACCCTTGGGCCGCTCCTCTACCGGCAAACGGCCGATTTTCTGGTGCGGCTCGGGGCGATGCCGACGCACCCGTCGGGCCTTTCGGGCATGCTCGTCGAGACCGCCGCCGTCACCGCCGCCGCCATCGCCGCCACCCTGCCGCTGATCGCCCTGCACTTCCACCGCGTATCCTTGATAGCGCTTCCCGCCAACCTGCTTGTTGTCCCTGTATTTCCCCTCATCCTGCTCTCGTCGACTGCTGTCGCGCTTGTCGCCCTTCTTTCCGGCGCCGTAGCCGACATCCTGGCCTGGCCCGCGTGGGCAGTCCTTAAGTACATGACGGAGGTGGTGCGCCTGCTCGCCGGCCTCCCGTTTGCCTCTATCGAATGGAAGGGCTTCACCGCCGTCCACGCCGCGGCAGCTTATTCGTTGCTCTTCGCCGCCGCGCTCTCCTTCAGCCGCTACAGGCCGTCACCGCAACTGCTCGAACCGCTCGCGGCGTTCTTCGCGCGCCTCTCCGATGCCGTAAACCGGCCCCTCCGGCGCCTGCCCGCCGTCTGGGTTATCGCCGGCCTCGCTGTCGCCAACGTCCTCGTCTGGGCCGCGCTCATCTTGCAACCCGCGCCGCGCCTCGAGATCACAATCTTCGACGTCGGCCAGGGCGACGCCATCCTCATACGCACACCGGCCGGTCACAATCTACTCATCGACGGCGGCCCCAGCGGACGTCTGCTTACGGAGGCGCTGGGCGACGAGCTTCCCTTCTGGGACCGCGAGCTCGACATGGTCGTCCTCACGCATCCCGACAGCGACCACCTCACCGGCCTCGTGAGCGCCCTTGAGCGCTACGATGTCGAGCAGGTGCTGACCGGCGCTCAGCAGTCGGACAGCGACGCCTTCGAGGCCTGGCGAGAGGCGCTCGACGAAGAGGGCGCGCCTGTCCATGTCGCGGCCGCCGGGCACTGGATCGACCTGGGCGATGGCGCCCGTCTCGAGGTGCTTGGCCCTCCGCCCGGCTTCTCCGGAAGCGGGCCGGAGTCCAACGACGCCTCGCTTGTCCTCAAGCTCACGTGGCGGAAGGCAAGCTTCCTCTTCACGGGCGACGCCGCAAACGCCGCCGAAAACGCTCTCATCGAAAGCGGGGCAGACCTGCGGGCCGCCGTCCTCAAGGTCTCTCACCACGGCTCCGCGTATTCCACCAGCCGCTCCTTCCTCGACGCTGTGCGCCCCGCCATCGCCGCCATTTCCGTCGGCGACGACAACATCTTCGGCCACCCCTCAGCAGCCACGCTCGGCCGGCTGCAGGACACGCTCGTCCTTCGCACGGACGAGCAGGGGCAGATCGATTTCTCCACCGACGGCGAACGCCTCTGGATAGCTACCGAACGCCCGCTTCCGGAGGAGGTCTTGCGTTAG
- a CDS encoding UxaA family hydrolase, whose translation MSDVFTFEGWRRPDGQIGVRNHCLVLATVVCAAGVAREVGRRLPDVAVVEHPHGCGRGLPDIGLQIKTLAGIVNNPNVGGAILVGLGCEPLSVDVLTAALGDNKKPLQGIVIQQAGGSQKAADRVEAMAREMMAELASMPREKASLADLTVALECGGSDTFSGMTANPAVGSAVDRIVEMGGAAILSETTEMIGALNPLLRRAENDEIAAQVKQMVDRQEAVTRQMLGPLADRVLAPGNVESGLSTIAEKSLGCIAKGGSSPIREVVGYAERPTKRGLVLMDTPGFDAESITGMAAAGAQVVIFTTGRGTPVGFPIAPVIKVSSNSELFQAMPDDIDVDAGTVLSGKTIGEVGDEILRLLVRVADGEKTKAETNRQEIFAIAQTHQAF comes from the coding sequence ATGAGCGACGTGTTCACTTTCGAGGGCTGGCGCCGGCCCGACGGGCAGATCGGCGTGCGCAATCACTGCCTCGTGCTGGCCACCGTCGTGTGCGCCGCCGGTGTCGCGCGCGAGGTCGGGCGGCGTCTGCCCGATGTCGCCGTCGTAGAGCACCCCCACGGCTGCGGGCGCGGTCTGCCCGATATCGGCCTCCAGATCAAGACGCTCGCCGGTATCGTCAACAACCCCAACGTCGGCGGCGCGATACTTGTCGGCCTCGGCTGCGAACCGCTTTCCGTCGATGTCCTGACGGCGGCCCTCGGCGACAACAAGAAGCCGCTCCAGGGGATCGTCATCCAGCAAGCGGGCGGCTCTCAGAAGGCGGCGGACCGGGTGGAGGCGATGGCCCGCGAGATGATGGCCGAGCTGGCGTCGATGCCGCGTGAGAAGGCTTCCCTTGCCGATCTAACGGTCGCGCTGGAGTGCGGCGGCTCCGACACCTTCTCCGGCATGACCGCAAACCCCGCCGTCGGCAGCGCCGTCGACCGCATCGTCGAGATGGGGGGCGCCGCCATCCTCTCCGAGACGACGGAGATGATAGGCGCCCTAAACCCTCTGCTGCGCCGCGCCGAAAACGACGAGATCGCGGCCCAGGTCAAGCAGATGGTCGACCGGCAGGAAGCGGTGACCCGTCAGATGCTGGGCCCTCTCGCCGACCGCGTGCTCGCGCCCGGCAACGTGGAGTCGGGCCTCTCCACCATCGCCGAGAAGAGTCTCGGCTGCATCGCCAAGGGCGGAAGCAGTCCCATCCGCGAAGTCGTCGGTTACGCGGAGCGGCCGACAAAGCGCGGGCTAGTCCTCATGGACACGCCCGGCTTCGACGCCGAGAGCATTACCGGCATGGCGGCGGCAGGGGCGCAGGTTGTCATCTTCACAACCGGCAGGGGGACGCCCGTCGGCTTCCCCATCGCGCCGGTGATAAAGGTCTCGTCGAATAGCGAGCTGTTCCAGGCGATGCCCGACGATATCGACGTCGACGCGGGGACGGTGCTGAGCGGAAAAACGATAGGCGAGGTCGGCGACGAGATATTGCGGCTGCTGGTGCGCGTCGCGGACGGCGAGAAGACGAAGGCGGAGACCAACCGCCAGGAGATATTCGCCATCGCCCAGACCCACCAGGCCTTCTAA
- a CDS encoding CdaR family protein, whose product MRILGNLLSVLREGASVIAGNVTLGLLSLALAVTIWFFVIDVESESRTDYFPSPISVQTVNVPEGLAVSKISDPSNVSVRITADKDVWDKLSVDDFEAVADLSGIKQREASVPVRVNVKRGNVKIETIEPARVTVNLEPIMTSTVPVKVKPVGATPLGYALASTRFSPEEVEVSGPASLVERVAAAEADVNLTGIRVSLDQDFALTARDSEGGEIEGVTLDPGMARVSLEIVQNEFTVTFIVNPQISGNVAAGYRAVKVEIDRPFVQVTASVEVLQSIDVLTTEDISVDGAESDVVRSVKLRLPEGARAVGGDEVVVRVTVAPAPGETALSVAVTVNGAQSGSRVELNPPTVLVTLRGDMPLLQSLSPGSVTASVDVSNLPSAAYRFAPTIQVPAGTQLVKVDPAEVLVAVQRP is encoded by the coding sequence GTGCGCATCCTCGGCAATCTCCTGAGCGTTCTCCGCGAAGGGGCATCGGTAATCGCCGGCAACGTGACGCTGGGGCTCCTGTCTTTGGCCCTCGCCGTGACCATCTGGTTCTTCGTCATCGATGTCGAAAGCGAGTCGCGCACCGACTACTTCCCCAGCCCGATCTCCGTCCAAACTGTCAACGTCCCCGAGGGACTGGCGGTGTCCAAGATATCTGACCCATCGAACGTCAGCGTCAGGATCACAGCCGACAAGGACGTCTGGGACAAGCTTTCGGTCGATGATTTCGAAGCAGTGGCCGATCTCTCCGGCATAAAGCAAAGGGAGGCGAGTGTGCCCGTCCGCGTCAACGTGAAACGCGGCAACGTCAAGATAGAGACCATCGAGCCCGCCCGCGTGACCGTTAACCTCGAGCCTATCATGACGAGCACTGTCCCCGTAAAGGTCAAGCCGGTCGGCGCCACACCCCTGGGCTACGCTCTCGCCTCTACCCGCTTCTCGCCGGAAGAAGTCGAGGTTTCGGGGCCCGCCAGTCTCGTTGAGAGGGTGGCGGCGGCCGAAGCGGATGTCAACTTGACGGGAATACGCGTCAGTCTAGACCAGGACTTTGCCCTGACCGCTCGCGACTCGGAAGGGGGAGAGATTGAGGGCGTAACTCTCGATCCCGGCATGGCGCGCGTCAGCCTGGAAATCGTTCAGAATGAGTTCACCGTCACCTTCATAGTGAATCCGCAGATATCCGGGAACGTTGCCGCGGGCTATCGCGCCGTAAAGGTGGAAATCGATCGTCCCTTTGTGCAGGTGACTGCCTCAGTTGAAGTGCTGCAATCGATAGATGTCCTGACGACGGAAGACATAAGTGTCGATGGCGCCGAGTCCGACGTAGTGCGCAGTGTGAAGCTTCGGCTCCCGGAAGGAGCGCGCGCCGTCGGCGGCGACGAGGTGGTCGTGCGGGTGACGGTCGCGCCCGCGCCAGGGGAAACGGCGTTGAGCGTCGCTGTCACGGTCAACGGCGCTCAATCGGGCTCAAGGGTGGAATTGAATCCGCCGACAGTGCTTGTCACTCTAAGGGGTGATATGCCTCTGCTGCAATCGCTTTCACCGGGCAGCGTCACGGCCTCCGTCGATGTCTCCAACCTTCCTTCCGCCGCCTACAGATTCGCCCCCACTATTCAGGTTCCGGCAGGAACGCAACTGGTGAAAGTGGACCCTGCCGAGGTCCTGGTGGCCGTTCAGCGGCCCTAG
- the der gene encoding ribosome biogenesis GTPase Der: MASPGPPVVALVGRPNVGKSALFNRMLRGRKALVEELPGTTRDRLYGDVEWRGRRFRLVDTGGLLLDGSLPYITLIREQVASALDEAQAVLFVVDARDGPTAGDFDVAEVLRRTAKPVLLLANKAESEARREAAVQFYELGLGEPIPVSAHHGHGVADVMDMLVEMLPSEVAAEAGAALAVSIVGRPNVGKSMLLNAILGEERVIVSEEPGTTRDAVDTVFEFEGKRLLLVDTAGIRRRGRIERGVEKHSVLRARRAIERAEVGLLLMDAPQGITAQDTHIAGDIVDALVGLVLVANKWDLMDQSPATRKAFERLVRQRMRFAPWAPVCFVSAKERTGIEGLLREAVKAGEERQKRVSTGELNAVVRRAVGERAPPSVRGRRLKVLYATQAERAPPTFVFFVNDASLLHFSYQRYIENQLRRAFGFPGTPIKLVFKSRSEG; this comes from the coding sequence TTGGCTTCTCCCGGCCCTCCCGTAGTCGCCCTTGTGGGCCGGCCCAACGTCGGCAAGTCCGCCCTTTTCAACAGGATGCTGCGCGGCCGCAAGGCGCTGGTCGAAGAACTTCCGGGCACCACTCGCGACCGCCTCTACGGCGACGTCGAGTGGCGGGGGCGCCGCTTTCGCCTGGTCGACACGGGTGGCCTCCTTCTCGACGGCTCACTACCTTACATAACGCTGATACGCGAGCAGGTCGCCTCAGCGCTTGACGAAGCGCAGGCAGTGCTGTTCGTCGTGGATGCGAGAGACGGACCGACAGCCGGTGACTTTGATGTCGCGGAGGTGCTGCGACGTACCGCTAAGCCGGTGCTCCTTCTCGCCAACAAGGCCGAGAGCGAGGCCCGGCGCGAGGCGGCGGTCCAGTTCTACGAGCTGGGCCTCGGCGAGCCGATTCCCGTCAGCGCTCACCACGGGCACGGCGTCGCCGACGTGATGGACATGCTGGTTGAGATGCTGCCCTCAGAAGTCGCCGCCGAAGCCGGAGCGGCCCTGGCGGTCTCTATCGTCGGGCGGCCGAACGTGGGGAAGTCGATGCTGCTGAACGCTATCCTGGGGGAGGAGCGTGTCATCGTCAGCGAAGAGCCGGGGACCACGCGCGACGCGGTCGATACGGTGTTCGAGTTCGAAGGGAAGCGGCTGCTGCTCGTGGACACGGCGGGCATACGGCGGCGCGGCCGCATCGAGCGGGGCGTCGAAAAGCATTCGGTGCTGCGCGCTCGCAGGGCAATCGAGAGAGCCGAGGTGGGCCTGTTGCTGATGGACGCGCCCCAGGGGATCACTGCGCAGGACACGCACATCGCGGGCGACATCGTCGATGCGCTTGTGGGGCTGGTGCTCGTCGCGAATAAGTGGGACCTGATGGACCAGTCGCCCGCGACCCGCAAGGCGTTCGAGCGTCTGGTGCGGCAGCGGATGCGTTTTGCGCCCTGGGCGCCCGTTTGCTTCGTCTCCGCGAAGGAGCGGACAGGGATCGAGGGCCTGCTGCGAGAGGCGGTGAAGGCAGGTGAGGAGCGGCAGAAGCGCGTGAGCACCGGCGAGCTGAACGCCGTGGTGCGGCGGGCTGTCGGAGAGAGGGCGCCGCCTTCGGTGCGCGGCCGGAGGCTGAAGGTGCTGTACGCGACCCAGGCCGAAAGAGCGCCTCCAACCTTCGTCTTTTTCGTCAACGATGCATCCCTGCTGCACTTCTCCTACCAGCGTTACATCGAGAACCAGCTCAGGCGCGCGTTCGGCTTTCCCGGCACGCCGATCAAGCTGGTGTTCAAGAGTCGGAGCGAGGGCTAG
- the plsY gene encoding glycerol-3-phosphate 1-O-acyltransferase PlsY: MVWQYLVAVVFGYLLGSVPAGYVIGKVTRGIDIREYGSKKTGGTNVLRTLGLAAAVAVIVFDVAKGSASVLLARAISDEPYVQVVAGLAAVAGHVWPLYVGFRGGRGVSAAFGSVLAMDPLASVALIPVAILIVATTRYMSLMSVGMAAIAAGVFVALAIAGVHPYAYAVFALIVAALIIVLHRDNIERLLAGTERKIGQREQVGGPTSGDG, encoded by the coding sequence ATGGTCTGGCAATACCTGGTCGCCGTTGTATTTGGATACTTGCTCGGTTCTGTCCCCGCCGGATACGTCATCGGGAAGGTGACGCGCGGCATCGACATACGCGAGTACGGGAGCAAGAAGACCGGCGGCACCAACGTGCTGCGGACGCTCGGACTGGCAGCGGCGGTTGCGGTGATCGTCTTCGATGTCGCAAAGGGTTCTGCATCGGTGTTGCTGGCCCGCGCGATATCCGATGAGCCGTACGTGCAGGTGGTCGCGGGCCTGGCGGCAGTGGCGGGACACGTATGGCCGCTATACGTCGGTTTTCGGGGTGGACGTGGGGTCTCGGCCGCTTTCGGTTCCGTGCTGGCGATGGACCCGCTCGCCAGCGTGGCGCTGATCCCCGTCGCCATCTTGATCGTTGCCACGACGCGCTACATGTCGCTGATGTCGGTTGGGATGGCGGCCATCGCCGCGGGCGTGTTCGTGGCGCTGGCGATCGCCGGCGTTCATCCCTACGCCTACGCCGTCTTCGCGCTGATCGTGGCCGCGCTGATTATCGTCCTTCATCGCGACAACATCGAAAGGCTGCTTGCGGGCACCGAAAGGAAGATCGGGCAGCGGGAGCAGGTGGGCGGCCCGACTTCGGGGGACGGCTGA
- the argF gene encoding ornithine carbamoyltransferase — translation MRGRDLISIADLTPEEVKRVIDTAIYMKQRGYRQLLAGQTLALLFEKASLRTHVSFNVAMQQLGGQTVYLGQSEVGLGTREPVADVARVLSRYVDAIAARTYTQQTIVDLATYASVPVINALSDEEHPCQALADLLTIYESKGDFRGLTLAFIGDGNNVASSLAQASAMMGMNFIMASPEGYELPEHVLRQAQRWAGRNGASVEIVRRPSEAVRKADVVYTDVWISMGQEDSYQARMQAFADYQVNRELLAHAPAEAIVMHDLPAHRGEEIVDEVIEGEQSVVFHQAENRLHAQRALLALLLADEYGPVAGTDKASE, via the coding sequence GTGCGAGGAAGAGACCTCATCTCGATAGCCGACCTCACGCCGGAGGAAGTGAAACGCGTCATCGATACGGCGATTTACATGAAGCAGCGCGGCTATCGCCAGCTGCTTGCCGGGCAGACGCTGGCCCTCCTCTTCGAAAAGGCCTCGCTGCGCACCCACGTCAGCTTCAACGTCGCCATGCAGCAACTGGGCGGGCAGACCGTCTACCTCGGGCAAAGCGAGGTCGGGCTTGGCACACGGGAGCCGGTGGCAGACGTGGCGCGAGTGCTCAGCCGCTACGTTGACGCCATCGCCGCCCGTACCTACACGCAACAGACCATCGTCGACCTCGCCACGTATGCTAGCGTGCCGGTGATCAACGCCCTCTCGGATGAGGAGCATCCCTGTCAGGCCCTCGCCGACCTGCTGACGATCTACGAAAGCAAGGGCGACTTCAGAGGCCTCACCCTCGCCTTCATCGGCGACGGCAACAACGTGGCATCGTCCCTTGCCCAGGCATCGGCGATGATGGGAATGAATTTCATCATGGCCTCGCCCGAGGGCTACGAGCTGCCGGAGCATGTTTTGCGACAGGCCCAGCGCTGGGCCGGCCGCAACGGAGCGAGCGTCGAGATAGTGCGGCGCCCATCGGAGGCCGTGCGCAAGGCTGACGTCGTCTACACGGACGTATGGATCAGCATGGGGCAAGAGGACAGCTATCAGGCGCGAATGCAGGCGTTCGCGGACTATCAGGTCAACCGGGAACTCCTGGCGCACGCGCCCGCCGAGGCGATAGTGATGCACGACCTGCCCGCCCATCGCGGCGAAGAAATAGTGGACGAGGTCATCGAGGGAGAGCAGTCCGTTGTGTTTCATCAGGCGGAAAACCGCCTCCATGCGCAGCGGGCGCTTCTCGCGCTTCTGCTCGCCGACGAATACGGGCCGGTTGCTGGAACAGACAAAGCTTCTGAGTGA
- the cdaA gene encoding diadenylate cyclase CdaA has protein sequence MEELLDSIGENLGRLDARSVIDILLIAAFIFWVLLLLRGTTAMAVLRGSAIVLIGAFVIGRALDLRVLNFLLRNSLVGLAIAVPIVFQPELRRALERLGRAGRRAWIGRPSYEAVIDALTQAAGNLAERRHGALLVLERETGLQDYIDTGVRVDAAPSAELLEGIFYPNSPLHDGAVILRENRVIAAACTLPLAEDARHGQMGTRHRAALGITERTDAISVVVSEETGQICLASDGRMLHRLDEGRLRASLISILGLTPKNR, from the coding sequence TTGGAAGAACTGCTTGACTCAATCGGGGAAAACCTGGGACGGCTCGACGCGAGGAGCGTCATCGACATCCTCCTGATAGCCGCGTTCATCTTCTGGGTGCTCCTGCTGCTGCGCGGCACCACCGCGATGGCTGTCCTCCGCGGCAGTGCGATCGTTCTCATTGGCGCCTTTGTCATCGGGCGCGCCCTCGATCTGCGTGTTCTCAACTTCCTGCTCCGCAACTCGCTCGTCGGGCTGGCAATCGCTGTCCCCATCGTCTTTCAGCCCGAGCTGCGACGCGCCCTGGAGCGGCTCGGCCGTGCAGGCAGGCGCGCCTGGATAGGCCGGCCCAGCTACGAGGCGGTTATCGACGCCCTTACCCAGGCCGCCGGCAATCTCGCCGAACGGCGACACGGCGCTCTGTTGGTCCTCGAGCGCGAGACGGGTCTTCAGGACTACATTGATACCGGCGTCCGCGTTGATGCGGCTCCTTCAGCGGAGCTCCTCGAGGGCATTTTCTATCCCAACTCTCCCCTTCATGACGGCGCCGTGATCCTGCGCGAAAACCGCGTCATCGCCGCCGCCTGCACACTCCCCCTGGCGGAGGACGCGCGCCACGGGCAAATGGGCACCCGGCATCGCGCGGCGCTCGGGATCACCGAGCGGACGGACGCCATTTCCGTGGTCGTCTCGGAAGAGACGGGACAGATCTGCCTCGCGTCCGACGGCCGTATGCTCCACCGTCTGGACGAAGGAAGGCTCAGGGCGAGCCTGATCAGTATACTGGGATTGACACCGAAGAATCGGTAA